A window of Candidatus Jettenia caeni contains these coding sequences:
- a CDS encoding mannose-6-phosphate isomerase: MRIAILSPSGRFMQHHKSCNSRKNAISLLSEGLIKRGVDVTLFTSSDLETKERLEPNCSIPCKEENHLNFIACVSSHMVNVLKKAGEFDLIHNYFNLVPLFYRCLINTPMVTTIHAPSSDILSLFKEDEGRSYYVSTSIASRNPCLEYISTIYDSIDLQSFTLKEQKENYLISFGNIHPNNGIEEAIEIARKSGMKLILTGNVLDQTYFENVVLPQQGDHLIIHCGMIDQVLKDKLLGGAYAFLHSIRFGDPFDLSIIEAMACGTPVIAFSGSAMHEIIKDCETGYIVESIEDALNRLKHISTINRMQCRRWVEDRFSQDRMVDDYLKVYKKILEMERPRAHHANPPWGKWEVLLDEPTYKVKRITVLPGNRLSYQKHFQREEYWNVVGGKASVTIDGKEILLKSGQAIDIPKGAAHRVANQEQSSLVFIEIQRGNYLGEDDIVRLEDDYGRS; the protein is encoded by the coding sequence GCCATCAGGCAGGTTCATGCAGCATCACAAATCTTGCAATTCAAGGAAAAATGCCATTTCACTCTTATCCGAAGGTTTAATAAAACGGGGAGTGGATGTCACACTCTTTACCAGCAGTGACTTAGAAACAAAAGAACGACTCGAACCCAACTGCTCAATTCCTTGTAAAGAAGAAAACCACCTTAACTTTATAGCCTGTGTATCTTCTCATATGGTTAATGTGTTGAAAAAGGCCGGAGAGTTCGATTTAATCCACAATTACTTTAATCTCGTGCCTCTCTTTTACCGCTGCCTCATTAATACTCCGATGGTTACTACAATTCATGCGCCTTCTTCGGACATCTTATCTCTTTTTAAGGAAGACGAAGGTCGAAGCTACTACGTTTCGACGAGTATTGCCAGTCGCAACCCTTGCCTGGAGTATATCTCTACAATTTATGATAGTATCGATTTACAGTCATTTACGTTGAAAGAACAAAAAGAAAACTATCTTATATCCTTTGGTAATATCCATCCAAATAATGGTATTGAAGAGGCGATTGAGATTGCCCGGAAATCTGGTATGAAACTTATTCTTACCGGTAATGTTTTGGACCAAACCTATTTTGAGAATGTTGTGCTTCCGCAGCAGGGGGATCATCTTATAATTCATTGTGGAATGATAGATCAGGTACTTAAGGATAAATTGCTGGGTGGCGCCTATGCTTTTTTGCATTCAATTCGTTTCGGAGATCCTTTTGATCTGAGCATTATCGAGGCCATGGCATGCGGAACACCAGTTATTGCTTTTTCAGGAAGCGCCATGCATGAGATTATAAAAGACTGTGAAACAGGGTATATTGTTGAAAGTATTGAAGATGCATTGAATAGATTGAAACACATTTCCACAATTAATCGGATGCAATGTCGCCGATGGGTAGAAGATCGTTTTAGTCAGGATCGTATGGTGGATGACTACCTTAAAGTATACAAGAAGATACTTGAGATGGAAAGACCACGGGCACACCATGCTAATCCTCCCTGGGGAAAGTGGGAGGTGCTGTTGGATGAACCCACTTATAAGGTAAAGAGGATTACAGTTCTGCCGGGAAACCGGCTTAGCTACCAAAAACATTTTCAACGTGAGGAGTATTGGAATGTGGTCGGGGGCAAAGCATCGGTAACTATAGACGGGAAAGAGATATTGCTTAAATCAGGGCAAGCCATTGATATTCCCAAAGGAGCAGCTCACCGTGTAGCAAATCAGGAGCAATCTTCTCTGGTATTTATTGAGATCCAGCGCGGTAACTACTTAGGAGAAGACGACATTGTCAGATTAGAGGATGATTACGGCCGTTCATAA